A genome region from Geobacter pickeringii includes the following:
- a CDS encoding class I SAM-dependent methyltransferase yields the protein MEFLCPYCRTKSSKYFSVTDLNQQLSPHSFDYYRCPSCRLIFLSPIPDDLSQYYTAAYPAYQMPTKEELKDKAEQEKYKLEILRRYAQGGRLLEVGPAYGGFAYLAKQAGFDVETIEMDRRCCEFLENVVGVKTLNCTDISEALLKVESYDVIALWHVVEHLSDPWEVLEALARKLRPGGVLIIANPSPDALQFKLFGRFWVHVDAPRHLELIPASVLAIHMERVGLKTVKITTSDKASRIFSSLGWWNVSLNHVRTDVSRVKPIRAKLLGHLMSFIIRIFLIPLERIEGLGCSYTAVFEKPRESARP from the coding sequence GTGGAGTTTTTATGCCCGTACTGCCGGACAAAATCATCAAAGTATTTTTCAGTTACAGACTTGAATCAGCAGCTTTCGCCACATTCCTTTGACTATTATCGTTGTCCATCATGTCGCTTGATTTTTCTCTCACCAATACCGGATGACTTGTCGCAGTATTACACTGCCGCATATCCTGCCTACCAAATGCCTACCAAAGAAGAGTTAAAGGATAAAGCAGAGCAGGAAAAATACAAACTAGAAATTTTGAGACGGTATGCACAAGGCGGAAGATTGCTTGAGGTTGGTCCGGCATACGGTGGTTTTGCCTACTTGGCGAAGCAAGCCGGATTTGACGTTGAAACAATCGAAATGGATCGCCGCTGCTGTGAGTTTTTGGAGAATGTGGTTGGTGTCAAAACGCTGAATTGTACAGATATATCTGAAGCCCTACTCAAGGTTGAGTCGTATGATGTAATAGCTCTGTGGCACGTTGTCGAACATTTGTCTGATCCGTGGGAGGTTCTGGAGGCTCTGGCGAGGAAACTTCGCCCTGGAGGAGTGTTGATAATTGCCAATCCAAGTCCCGATGCGCTTCAGTTCAAGTTGTTTGGTCGATTCTGGGTTCACGTCGATGCGCCTCGGCATCTGGAACTAATCCCCGCGTCGGTGCTCGCCATACACATGGAGAGAGTTGGACTGAAAACGGTAAAGATTACTACCAGCGATAAGGCAAGTCGAATTTTCAGTTCACTGGGCTGGTGGAATGTTTCATTGAATCACGTCCGAACGGATGTATCTCGTGTGAAACCGATACGAGCAAAACTCCTGGGACATTTGATGTCATTTATCATTCGGATATTTCTGATTCCGCTTGAGCGGATTGAAGGATTGGGATGTTCCTATACCGCCGTCTTCGAGAAACCACGAGAGTCCGCGAGGCCGTAG
- the rfbD gene encoding dTDP-4-dehydrorhamnose reductase, with product MKVLLIGRTGQLGGDLIRNNPGHDIVAPSRDELDIGNRGEIDAAIDGCRPDVVINTAAFHNVPLCETDPESAFRINCTAVRDLAVACRKVDARFVNFSTDYVFGGDQRTPYAEDDRPQPLQMYGISRVAGEYAAQASAPEHAVIIRTCGLYGRSGAQSKGGNFVDKRLRDARNCTSLEMGCDQVVSPTSTEDLSRAVWQLIENRRLSGGIYHLVNEGECNWYEFTRAIYEIAGLPVEVLPVDRGGMSGEMRRPLYSVLGNKKARAMGVVMPHWRDALERGLTGPRG from the coding sequence ATGAAAGTGCTGCTCATCGGCAGGACCGGCCAGCTGGGGGGCGATCTCATCCGGAACAATCCGGGGCATGACATCGTTGCCCCTTCGCGTGACGAGCTGGATATCGGCAATCGCGGGGAGATCGACGCGGCCATTGACGGTTGCAGGCCTGATGTCGTGATCAACACGGCGGCGTTTCACAACGTCCCCCTCTGCGAAACCGACCCGGAGAGCGCGTTCCGGATCAACTGCACCGCGGTGCGGGACCTGGCGGTCGCCTGTCGCAAGGTTGATGCGCGTTTCGTCAATTTCAGCACCGATTACGTGTTCGGCGGTGACCAACGTACTCCCTACGCGGAAGATGACCGGCCCCAGCCACTGCAGATGTACGGGATTTCCCGGGTCGCCGGCGAGTATGCGGCACAGGCTTCGGCGCCGGAACACGCGGTGATCATCAGAACGTGCGGGTTATACGGCCGGTCGGGGGCGCAGTCCAAGGGAGGGAACTTTGTCGACAAGCGGTTGCGGGATGCCAGAAACTGCACATCCCTGGAAATGGGGTGCGACCAGGTGGTTTCTCCCACGTCGACCGAAGACCTGAGTCGGGCGGTATGGCAATTGATCGAGAATCGGCGTTTGTCGGGAGGCATTTACCACCTGGTGAACGAAGGGGAGTGCAACTGGTATGAGTTCACCCGGGCGATCTACGAGATCGCCGGGCTCCCGGTGGAGGTACTCCCGGTGGACCGGGGAGGAATGAGCGGAGAGATGCGGCGACCGCTCTATTCGGTGCTGGGTAACAAAAAGGCGCGGGCGATGGGGGTCGTGATGCCTCACTGGCGGGATGCGCTGGAGAGGGGCCTCACTGGTCCGCGTGGGTAA
- the rfbC gene encoding dTDP-4-dehydrorhamnose 3,5-epimerase, whose product MTFTETALKGAWIIDLQRIDDERGFFARSFCQDEFTARGLKTAVAQCNVSFNLKRGTLRGMHFQLSPKAEAKLVRCTRGAIYDVIIDLRPESATYCQWRAVELTADNRRALYIPEGFAHGFQTLADDSELFYQMFEFFAPECAAGVRWDDPAFGIDWPLPDPIMSEKDRGYAPFLKNGRGVWS is encoded by the coding sequence GTGACCTTCACCGAGACCGCCCTCAAGGGGGCCTGGATCATCGATCTCCAGCGGATCGATGACGAGCGGGGTTTCTTCGCACGGAGCTTCTGCCAGGACGAGTTCACCGCGCGTGGTTTGAAAACGGCGGTGGCCCAGTGCAATGTCTCGTTCAACCTGAAAAGGGGAACGTTACGCGGCATGCACTTCCAACTGTCGCCAAAAGCGGAGGCCAAGCTGGTGCGCTGCACCCGGGGGGCGATCTACGATGTCATCATCGATCTGCGCCCCGAATCCGCCACCTACTGTCAATGGAGAGCGGTGGAGCTGACGGCGGACAACCGCCGGGCGCTCTACATCCCCGAAGGATTTGCCCACGGGTTCCAGACCCTGGCGGACGACAGCGAGCTCTTCTACCAGATGTTCGAGTTCTTTGCCCCCGAATGCGCCGCCGGCGTGCGCTGGGATGATCCAGCCTTCGGCATCGACTGGCCCTTGCCCGACCCGATCATGTCGGAAAAGGACCGAGGGTATGCGCCGTTCCTGAAGAATGGGCGCGGAGTATGGTCATGA